The window AATTATATAGCTAATAAGTTTGCGAGCCACGCAACCAACCCAGGTTAAACAATCTACTTAAAACCATCATGAATCTATTCTCTCAAGTTTTAGAAAGTCGAGACCTACTTAAAGTAACTTTGCTAGGCATGCCCACCAGTAAGGgcgtggctattcgaatagattttaactctgatcagaggtaatacaactttacccacatgacacGTCCTCCTtgtcatgtctaccatgcgccGCGTTACCTGAAAGTACTCGGTCTCGGATGGAATACATGCCAAGACCTTTAATATGATTCGCCTCAAAAGAAACTCTTGAAGGAAACCCTCAGTGGAACATACTAAAGTACTTGCCCCCTCATTATTGGTCTCTTGGTCCTCAGGATGGGATTGGCCATCGCGACTGGGCACCAATTGGCCAGAGAATGACCCTCGGCCCATAGTTCCCGAGTTTCACTGCCTCGAGACAAATTAAACTTTCGATTAGGGCTTACCCATTAGATTTATGGTTCCACGATAAGACTTCACAATAGATGCCCGAGAGAGAGCCCCAAAACTAGTTTTTTCTTTCGCAAAGAAAACACCATGCCTCCCATCCATCAACTACTTAGTTGATGGTCTAGCACTTAATCAAGATTTTATGTTGATATTAGATATGCACGTATTCATtttagtactaggatatgtcgcATCCgatactagattggttttttatgggacggagggagtaaacccTTCCTAACATAATgtttgtactctctccgtcccaaattagttGTCTTCATACCATTCAAATTTATTCTCACAATACTTGTCACTACCAAGTACTACTTATCCCATCAATTCACTAAtggagaaatgatctttgctgggtcggcccaaaaccacaatagttctggttccaaaaagaaccgagtctgaaaatgatctttagtcccggttgaaaacccCACAGCCAttctatgatctttagtcccggttcatcccctaTCAGTGGCCTGTCAGGGGGGCCgacgatctttagttccggttggtgacaccaaccgggactaaagatcaccactttaataccggttggtattaccaaccgggactaaaattcaatgcgtagtatataatccctcgcGCTTATCCTCTTCACagatccctctcctcctccccctcctccccttcatcctatcctcccctcccctctcctccccctcctcccttcccatccggcggccggcggcctgcggggccgcggcggcggcggccgtggcaggCGGTAGCAGGCACGGGATGAGTGGCGAGTGGCGGCAGCGGTAGCCGGGCGCCCTCTCCTCTGCCGGCTGGagttctttctccttttttttgataatttgtgattcactgagatgtataattttgtaattcattgcatggatctgagatgtatttgaattgtgtgtatttttttaagatttgtgatgtatttgatttgtgtgtataagtaacttaagatttgtgatgtgaatgatttgggatgttactttgaattggggatttggggatttggggtttgatttggggatatgcatggcacttgattcgggagaaaattcAGGGATTAACTCTGGCCaaagaaacaatgaaaaaaaaagaaaaaggaccaACTGGGaccgctaccctctctttaaTCCCAATaagtaacactaaccgggactaaagataggcatctttagtcctggatttcaagtcccggttggaaaccgGAGTCTAAAGGGGTTACTAACCAGAAGTAAAAATGATTTCTCCACCAATGATcacatcttatttaaatttcttcCAATTCTACCCCTTCACACAGACCCATCTTTTCTCATCCATAAATTACTTTGTAAGGATATTAtagttttttatttcaaattataGAATATGTCAAACAATTTTAAAAGACAAGTAATTTACAACGAAAGAAGTATATAGTGCAGGTCTGACCAAATGACTCGAAAATAATCCTCACTCGGCCACTGGCTGCAGTTATAGCTCAGGCTGCCAGTGCAAGGATCTCTGGCCTAATCTTTCGTACTCACTCTCTATCTCTCTGTCTCTTTTCTTCATGTACCGTACAGGagtctagaaaatatttttgttgcaTTTTCTTTCTCTTGAAATGGTTGGTTGGGTGCGAGTGCCATGTTAATAACTCATGACAGCGCCATGTGGTGGGatatttctttcatttttttcaagGAGGCAGCGTACagtgttttttcttcttcttctagatTTTCCTATTCACTCCCGCTCCACGCTACAACACGTGTCGGAACACGTGTCAGTATACGGTAGAGTCATCTAATAGCGAATCAGCTGGCCGGCGGCATCCACCACCAGCTTTAGATATACTCCCTCTCTACCAAATTATACttcaataattaatttatttcatatcatatttctaacaaataaaaaatcagTATCacattgtcacgcccggaatttctatccaaaattccaaacgcttacatgtgtgtgaaccctcgtccaggaatcagccgaggcacacaataacaaattgataatagagtacaattattactctaattaataagcgaataaaatgtcattacagagatagatagttcctctcaatcaataaaaatctaagcagcggaaaataagataaacggcgcatacggctccactccacaggcagcttgaccaaggctacacctaatcctccacaccatcagcatcattgtagaactcttcctctgatgaatgattgcaaggtgagtatatgacatactcagcaagccacgcagcaaatatgcaagtgcacaggataacaaaggatggcatagtagggtttcatttgcataaacagcatttaataaacatttcagaatttaataaaacagttaagtaataattaaaaaatattaatccaacgctatacaacataccctgttctataggcccaaccattctgaacaaccatcccggctgcacagttctatctccaaaccaggaatataccattccaaaccaggagctaatcaaattattaccagttatagcatcttctattatggtgagaagggtgagactaatcacgaaagacattgttagacccgcccataaccgcgggcacggctattcgaatagttttactctgatcagaggtataccactgtacccacaagacacaaccccacatcatgtcaccatgtgcctcaataccaccacggtacctcggaaaggagttgtgacaataccccttgcacaacacaatccattacagcgcacctttcctggatcataatcacccccttataaacaaggcatggactccccagcgacccccgtgggcttatctccgccacttctcagtttggtgccccgcaatgaaccatgctatacaaaagataaagccgttgcccacgctggcttgtggttagcacggttaatgtttcacaaccgaaactcgtgaaccggtccttaattgtcatgagcacgaccatcaaaaccatgtgctcacaacccaccattatcaggttttagttggcacattaattaattaaccaatcacgattgaccatcgtgaactatcattaagccatcattaaataatagtgagtcataagttatcccaataatgtgctaatgtttctaagcagggctaagcagttatatctaatatctagttgaaccaatataaataaagctcaactagtcaaattataataacccaaggtatcaaggaataaagtaatcaagaacaaaagggctatagcaaacaataggttaattccacccaatgacattcgaaaataaatgcaatagttgaatagaaacaatagttttaaacgggatcaacatgctcaaagggttgtttgggatctgtgtgacttgccttgctggccttggaactcttcaaattcttctcctgcgaaaacggactctccgaaaacgtcggaatctaaacagaaagaagcaaaatcaccaaaacagcacataaacaagcatgaacagtacatgtggatgtttttaacatgtagatctcaattttagaaaaatttagagacttgaaccaactaaatccgagctaagatgaattagttatgaatttttgaagattaattcggattaaaacacttatatagattttaattgaattatgacgcaataatgaattatttttgaaaaggaaaaaggggtttattgcgtcagcggctagggtttcggtggaccgggcacACGGGCGACGGCTCAcgaaaacggacggccgagatcgacttgatccaaaacggacggccgagatcgatcggtccacgaccggctcacgggagacggggacgatgacatcggcgatgacgtcaccaccggcggcggcggctcggcggctcggacagcgcacgctcgccggcgaacggcggtgcttcggcacgaacggaagacaccaacgggtagagcgcgacgcggtgaactcaccggtgaccaaaggagcggcggaagaccaacggacggcgacggcgacgaggtcaaagcggcggcggagatcgggtcgacggcggcgacggtgctccgacgatcttcggcggcggcgaaggggcagacgaggacggcggcgacttggcgaccacgatgacgacctccccgagcgacggcgacgactagaacggcggcggtgcacggctagagcgacggcggcgacggcagcgctaGGTCTCACAGCGCTATggcgctacggacgacgagaggcgaaggcgagggtggcggcgggtagaggagagctcgggggtccttttaaaggggttggagggcgacggcgaaggcccacggcgaccggcgacgagaaggaaaggtcgggctcggagagagaaaagccgatccgattcgacctcgaatccaaCACTTTCCAagccgatttagccgatgtttccaaaggagaaaaggcggaggagatcccggagattgtttcccctctattgattcggccggagaaggaaaggagcggccggatttagaaaggaacggcggcggcgcgaaactagggtttcgggcggcagcggccggaggttgacgacgaccctgacaggtggggcccacctgtcagcgggcggacgcgcgcgcgcgcggcggcggactgggccgaggagagagagaagggttttgggccgactttcggcccaaagccaaaagagactttttaaaacttttttcaatttaaattatttatgaaatgcaattccatttattaaaaatacttccttagctcaaataaatcccagaaaaatctaggaattatagaattaagcaaagtatttaatgaaattttatctggccccattttatattggaatttattaattaaaaataaacttctCTTCTAAGCTTTtaaaaatcatttctaaaaattccaattaaacaacaatttatatattttgaatttttagggtgtgacacacATAAAGTACATCAAAATATAAATCaagtaatatactccctccgtttcgaaatgtttgacaccgttaactttttagcatatgtttgaccgttcgtcttattcaaaaacttttgtgaaatatgtaaaattatatgcctacatgaaaatatatttaacaatgaattaaatgataggaaaagaattaatgattacttattttttttaataagacgaacggtcaaacatgtgctaaaaagtcagcgacgtcaaacatttcaaaacggagggagtagcatacaTAATATTTAGTATAAATGTGGTTAGCATGATCATTAGTCAAAAGTCAtgaagtttaattttttttagaaaaagggTGTCTTATTATTTAAAATGGTGGAAGTATTACTATAAATAGCTAAACATCGATAAGCAAACTCAACGCCGACGATCAATTAAGATGGAGGACAAGCTGATACTGGATCTGTGCCTATCAGCGctgttcgtcgtcgtcctctccaaGCTGGTATCATCTGCCATGAAGCCAAGGCTCAACCTTCCCCCGGGGCCATGGACGCTGCCGCTGATCGGCAGCCTCCACCACCTCGTGATGACGAAGAGCCCCCAGACCCACCGCTCGTTGCGCGCGCTGTCGGAGAAGCACGGCCCCATCATGCAGCTGTGGATGGGCGAGGTCCCCGCGGTGGTCgtgtcgtcgccggcggtggcggaggaggtccTGAAGCACCAGGACCTCAGGTTCGCCGACCGCCACctcaccgccaccaccgaggAGGTCTTCTTCGGCGGCCGCGACGTCATATTCGGGCCGTACAGCGAGCGGTGGCGCCACCTCCGCAAGATCTGCATGCAGGAGCTGCTCACCGCCGCCCGGGTGAGGTCGTTCCAGGGCGTCCGCGAGCGCGAGGTGGCGCGGCTCGTGCGTGAGCTGGCCGCcgacgcgggcgcgggcggcgacgctggCGTGAACCTCAACGAGAGGATCAGCAAGCTCGCCAACGACATCGTGATGGTGAGCTCCGTCGGCGGCCGGTGCAGCCACCGCGACGAGTTCCTGGACGCGCTCGAGGTCGCCAAGAAGCAGATCACGTGGCTCAGCGTCGCCGACCTGTTCCCGTCGTCCAAGCTCGCGcggatggtggcggtggcgccacGCAAGGGCCTCGCCAGCCGCAAGAGGATGGAGCTCGTCATAAGACGGATCATCCAAGAACGGAAGGACCAGCTGATGGACGacagcgccgccggcgccggcgaggctgcGGCGGGGAAAGACTGCTTCCTCGACGTCCTGCTTCGGCTGCAGAAGGAAGGTGGCACGCCGGTCCCAGTTACCGACGAAATCATAGTCGTGCTTCTGTTTGTAAGTATCACACTCACACTATATACCTATTTCCtctttatatactccctccgtccaaaaaaagacaaaccctcaGTTTTCGTGTTTAAGATTTGACTGTTCGTTTTATacgcaatttttttataattaatattttcattgttgttagatgattaaaatatgattaatactttatacgtgacttatctttttaattttttcataattttttcaaataagacggacggtcaaacgttgaacacggaaacccagggtttgtctctttttttttgacggagggagtacaaactaGCACAGTGTTACTCCCccatctatcccaaaatatagtaatatatatTACTACCTTCATTTAATATCATaaatcatttgacttttttgttagttaatttttttaccaAGTTTATCGAAAAAAACAGCAATATTTTCGACACAAAATGAGTGTATTACCAAAATTGACAAAATATATGAAATGTTAATTTGAACGAAACTAATTTCATGTTgcagatgttgctaatttttttataaacttagttaaacctaaagaagtttaattaaaaaaaaagtcaaaatgacttaaaatatgaaatagagagtagtattctctccgtttcatattataagtttgacttttttattagtcaaaattttttaggtttgatcaagtttgtagaaaaaattagcaacatctacgaTATAAGATTAGtcttattaaatttaacattgaatatattttgataatatgtttaacTTGTACtgaaaatattagtatattttctataaacttttttaaactaaaataagtttgactaagaaaaaatcaaatgatttataatataaaacaaatttgatttataatataaaacagagggagtagtatctaGACAACTTCTAATTTAGCATTAGGTTGCTACATATATATGAACGGAGCGAGTATTTATTAGCTGCATGAGTTTTTTCTCTTATTTGTTGGTCTTCTAAGTTCTAAACTTGAATAATGTATATGTGTGtgcgtatatatatattctaggaCATGGATGACTATTCATaaagtaatttatttatattttacttTTTTGTAAGTAATTTTTCAACACCTAAAAATATCAGTTCAATATATCATATAGATtatcaacaaaataaatttatttttgtttaaccctacaaattcagaaaaaaaaataaacattacTACAGAGATCCGCTAACTTTCATGCAAATTAGCACTGAAGTTTAAGTCAATGCGTTCTGTAAATTTAGTTACATATTGTGCAAGTTTATATGATAGAAGTCATACAACTGACGAGAAAAGCAAATACCATTTTTAGGACATGATTTCAGGGGCCAGTGAGACATCGCCGACAGTGCTGATTTGGACCTTGGCGGAACTCATGCGGAATCCAAGAATAATGGCAAAGGCACAAGCTGAGGTAAGACAAGCTGTTGCTGGGAAGACCACCATCACGGAGGATGATATTGTTGGGTTGAGCTACCTTAAGATGGTGATTAAGGAGACTTTGCGACTCCATCCCCCAGCGCCGTTGTTGAACCCTCGTAAATGCCGTGAGACAAGCCAAGTCATGGGCTACGATATACCAAAGGGAACATCTGTGTTCGTAAATATGTGGGCGATATGTAGAGACTCCAGGTACTGGGAGGATCCTGAGGAGTATAAACCAGAGAGATTCGAAAATAATAGTGTAGATTATAAAGGGAATAACTTCGAATTTCTTCCATTTGGCTCTGGTCGTAGAATTTGTCCAGGTATAAACCTTGGGGTGGCCAACTTGGAGCTACCATTAGCTAGTCTTCTTTATCATTTTGACTGGAAGCTACCCAATGGAATGGCGCCTAAGGACCTTGATATGCATGAGACGTCTGGAATGGTTGCAGCTAAACTCATTACCCTAAATATATGCCCTATTACTCATATTGCTCCAAGCAGTGCGTAACATCCGTCCTAATGGAATGCATCCTCAAAGACAGCGCATATATATAGTagtttattgaaaaaataaCGTGCTGGGAGAAAAGGGTTTATATGTATCCTATGTACAATTGTTTTTTCGGGCAGACTGGCCTATTTGTGTATAAACTTTCATGTTGCATGTTATACATGATGTATCATTCCAGTGTGTAATGCTACCACTACTTTAATAATGTTTTTTTCTAGGCAGGCCACTGGCCACGTACGGTGTCATCTCTACAGGCTGGTACAACGAAATAAGTTTGTGGTTCCTTAAAACAAAACGAAATCAGATTATGATAATGGCAAGGGTTCTTGTGGCATAACATCTtgtgcgaaaatcgattttcacaaaTGGTCCTTAAGAGAAAGACCAATCGAAATTGAACCGTGCgcctttgaaaaaaataaataatcctATTTCAAGAAGAATCACAacttttttatatgaaattattgGATGGCGTCAAACATATGGAAATTATTACTCTCAAGGagtctacaactttgtagttgttgttgttttttattTGAGATTGTTTATGAACCCATATTTATGTTGGAATTGATATTTGCTTCAAAAAGATCAAAAGAATATCTAGAAACAGACAAAtgagtttatttttcagaacaaacaattttccttttcttcttggaAGCATCTTCTTAAGAGAGACTTCCTGTTACTGTTGTTTGGGTTAAATGAGAGAGATCAGGATATAGTCAAGAACTAgattttgattttgatgttgtaatttattttttctttcatatattaataaaatattaacAGTGGGGATTTCCCCTGCTGTGGTTTTCTTATCAAAAAGATCAAAAGAATAAGTTGTTTGATAGGTATTACCTATGAGTGTGACTGTGTGAGAGTGTGAGGTGGGATGGTAAGGTGGGATCGGGTAAAGTTCGAGGTAGGGGTTCGATTCTTAAAAGCTGCACACATATAATTAGTGCAAAAAAATACATGTAACTTGTGCCCTGTGACTGCTCGTGAGTGTGCTAGTGTTAGGAACACCAAAATGATATATTTTGAACCACTTATCGGTGACGGCTACCGGCCTGACACAAATGAGTTTTCACATCACTGACCAATAATCCGTGACCAAGCCGCTTATCGACACATATGAAGGTTCCCGTCCAATACAGATGACTAGATCCACACTAGTATTTGTGTGTAACACTACTGCAGAAACATCATAGTTGCTGGTTAGAAACTTGCTATATGTGTCGGTTTTCTAGCCAGCATCGGGTGCCGGTTATTAGttaagaaccggcacctatagtcaATGAATCAAAAAAAATGCCAATTCAATGCATCGAGCAGCTTGCCGGTGGATTTAGACCGCCACACAGCTCGGTTCTGGAAAAACCAACAAGCAAGGTGGAAATTAGAGTAGACTTGCATGTTCTAAGAAAAAAGTAGTCATCTAACATCATTATGGGAaggaaaaaagagaataaacaaCAGTCGTTTTCGTGGAAAAGTAAGTGCACTCTAAAGCTCAAAGTTTTCCTTTGGTTAATGCTCAAGGACAGATTCAACACAAGAGAAATGCTGCAAAAGAAAAAGTTTAATATCCAAGGTGGAAGCAGATGTGTAATGTGTAATCGTTCACACGATAAGAATATGATGCATCTCTTTTTCTCCTGTCAAATTGCACAACAATGTTGGCAACATGTTGGTATCCAGTGGAATCTCTTAATGGAATTTATGAATATGATCATCACAGCTCATAACAGCTTTCAACACAGTTTCTTCATTGAGGTTCTGGCTATGGTTTGCTAGCACATTTGGAATAGAAGGAATGATTTCATTTTCAACACCATTCCAGTGAGGTTGGACAAATAGAAAGTTGATTTAGAGTCAGAATTTGCCATGCATATGCACACAGCAAAGGAATCGGACAAGCATTGTCACACCCCAATTTGATACCGctgtacaacggcacctgacaggagcgtgtcgtagggaaaacggcgtgaaccgcttcctacgaaaccgcgatctcggtaccagtcccaggacatagtgctggtacccacggtgacaaatatgaatcattgcaaatccttaaaatagatagaggacttatttaccttaacttaggttgcagctcagaacaacccgagaatgcaaccgacgacacggacgaggaaacaccaacaacagcagcagcagcggaaccaacgaactaacgcccaacaccacaggcgacggctgggaaccaggacgaaaccctaatcttcacttcactttatcttctcttcgggcggaggaactatatatatatatttatatagagcaagggtgagtactttcgtactcagcaagtcacgggaatttaggtgtttaatgcaagcttggaagagaggcaaggttgttttgcaaatcttttatttgaagacattttgaaatcactaagtgatttatttctttctaagtttggggcaaaaagagacttgcgtctcgattcgactttaagagatgtttttcaacagctcaattagtaatgtaccgacctcccgggtcagatcattacttctcggcttccagagccatttcacttgattaatcggctcccagagcctttttcattttctcggactcccagagtccagctgcccagcagcacaacaaaccgcttccactcgggaagcctagtctatgatgcccgcagacatcccgaatcacacagattcgtttctgaccactcaggtcatccatctgccacataggctgattctggttacgattcccacaccacaacaacttttcacaaagcgcaggcaaacaaatctacgcaaggggaaccacctcacatccgcccatgaccgtgggcacggctgttcgaacagttagttaacctctgcagaggggtacactttacccacaagacacgaacttactccagacactggccggtgtcagaggttcgcgacaaagcctttcccaagccgacccagggatacctcatgccacatagaaggatcaaatcctcacataaacataggccattttaggcgttcaccaaatcaaactccaaccacctcgatcggtaattcagcaagcttctcgttcttgcattaccaggaacccggtttggctccaaccgaccccgccccggcgttcccaactattggcatgcgaggtttccctgaaccgactagctacttagccagggtgtcccattccaccttgtggttgcactttgattatgttcgatgagtttcccacaggaatcggtccttatatgcgaatacgggacagtgccacataggcacaacccccgcatcgcgagttttcacaattcattttattttcaaacacaccgacaccacatgtcaggttttgaaggcttcacaaacccatttcccaagttttcgacaagcaacggtgtatgtgggatatttggtatacgcgctcagagagcacgaataccgaggtaccacaagggtggagcgacaaggaatcagggtagtacaacctacggaaattagtgcgactactgggtaggtccgtcggtttggcacgcaaaccgaggccaagcaagttaagtgtgtgattctaataatgcaagttgcaaacaaaataataatgacttttcaattataggggcaattgatcaaagggtgacttgccttgctcaaagtcttcacgaagcttcacgaatcttcaagaaaacccgcgatcgacgaaaatccggtaaccgcaactatacgcaaacaactGAAAACCTAagcaaaagaccaaaagaaagatcctatttagactaattagtagtgccattaaatagatctcaattttacggaattactggaagttgaacggagtcaatcggagttGCGAATCGggtgatatgaattttggaagtttaattggagtttctggaataggagaaatggtttatggaattttacagaaataatattctcaagaatattattgacagtcactgccatgtgggaccaaaggaaatggtttatggaattttggaagaaggaattgatttatgggacaaaggtaagaggatttattaaatccctaaaaagaaaaggatggaggGATGTATATTAGACTTT of the Oryza sativa Japonica Group chromosome 2, ASM3414082v1 genome contains:
- the LOC4329725 gene encoding ent-isokaurene C2/C3-hydroxylase; the encoded protein is MEDKLILDLCLSALFVVVLSKLVSSAMKPRLNLPPGPWTLPLIGSLHHLVMTKSPQTHRSLRALSEKHGPIMQLWMGEVPAVVVSSPAVAEEVLKHQDLRFADRHLTATTEEVFFGGRDVIFGPYSERWRHLRKICMQELLTAARVRSFQGVREREVARLVRELAADAGAGGDAGVNLNERISKLANDIVMVSSVGGRCSHRDEFLDALEVAKKQITWLSVADLFPSSKLARMVAVAPRKGLASRKRMELVIRRIIQERKDQLMDDSAAGAGEAAAGKDCFLDVLLRLQKEGGTPVPVTDEIIVVLLFDMISGASETSPTVLIWTLAELMRNPRIMAKAQAEVRQAVAGKTTITEDDIVGLSYLKMVIKETLRLHPPAPLLNPRKCRETSQVMGYDIPKGTSVFVNMWAICRDSRYWEDPEEYKPERFENNSVDYKGNNFEFLPFGSGRRICPGINLGVANLELPLASLLYHFDWKLPNGMAPKDLDMHETSGMVAAKLITLNICPITHIAPSSA